A single genomic interval of Littorina saxatilis isolate snail1 linkage group LG17, US_GU_Lsax_2.0, whole genome shotgun sequence harbors:
- the LOC138952528 gene encoding uncharacterized protein: MSRSENQRATHKGLLETLRYKLSEFPEEKEFFPSSMCSSLKQPVGRCLENTCPSNISARPEDRLTEILRTWNGSIGHYLAAVDRSVASVTHHKYIFATASSSHYNNKLRTLVANLKQRLFPWVDNFIFVVFDLGLTTDQRKEIQKTCGCQMIDFPFSALPSFVKELRCFAWKPLIVNALLAKSEFTVWMDTSVRWRADADVTSIFQRLKERGMLFARDGVGTIAQRTQESTFQHFGDRSCQYEPYDEVYTTYGFFRNEPFVREAVVKPWVSCALKWTCMCIPDHLSKLPCGHTLPRARSACHRFDQSALGIIVSKLYQNKRGLVDFPGGIIIERY, encoded by the exons atgtcgaGG AGCGAGAACCAACGTGCGACCCACAAGGGCTTGCTTGAGACACTGCGCTACAAACTATCGG AATTTCCCGAAGAAAAGGAATTCTTCCCGAGCAGTATGTGCAGTTCACTGAAACAGCCAG TGGGGAGGTGTCTTGAGAACACATGTCCCTCGAATATCTCTGCACGGCCCGAGGACCGACTGACCGAAATCCTTCGGACATGGAACGGTTCTATTGGACACTACCTGGCCGCTGTGGATCGGTCAGTTGCAAGCGTGACGCATCACAAGTACATCTTCGCCACCGCTTCGTCTTCACATTACAACAACAAGTTACGGACACTGGTGGCCAACCTCAAACAACGTTTGTttccatgggttgacaactttATCTTTGTTGTCTTCGACCTTGGACTGACCACAGACCAGAGGAAGGAG ATCCAGAAGACGTGTGGGTGCCAGATGATAGACTTCCCTTTCTCTGCTCTGCCAAGTTTCGTAAAGGAATTGAGGTGCTTCGCTTGGAAACCGTTGATCGTCAAT GCCTTGCTGGCCAAGTCAGAGTTCACGGTATGGATGGACACCTCAGTCCGGTGGAGGGCCGACGCCGACGTGACATCCATCTTCCAACGCCTGAAAGAGCGAGGCATGCTTTTCGCGAGAGACGGCGTAGGCACCATAGCTCAACGGACCCAGGAGTCTACCTTCCAACACTTCGGAGACCGGTCTTGCCAGTACGAACCCTACGACGAAGTCTACACCACGTACGGCTTCTTCCGGAACGAGCCCTTCGTCCGCGAAGCTGTGGTGAAGCCGTGGGTGTCTTGCGCATTGAAGTGGACGTGCATGTGCATCCCTGACCATCTGTCCAAGCTGCCCTGTGGCCACACGCTGCCCAGAGCCCGGAGCGCGTGTCACCGCTTTGACCAGTCGGCTCTGGGCATCATCGTGTCCAAGCTTTACCAGAACAAGAGGGGGCTGGTCGATTTTCCTGGCGGCATCATCATCGAGAGATATTAG